One genomic segment of Spartinivicinus poritis includes these proteins:
- a CDS encoding FixH family protein produces MDKKIIKKISNFNKSAVLMVSYSLLCFSIEGRASDLIKNSEIIKIANELIIDARKQELASMQIISRANQIRKQVNSLRATARTLTEKTIKQQLTTAADTLAEQIALWQQQGADNRQKSSDYFTYGRQLLTKAFKEQWQAKIKLDGEIALMPATQPLIAHNTQIRSVHPSMPKTMQDTGSPASGMTLSVPSLSAQSIPTPLDTDSFQLSRDINFFSHVEPVADTSQQQPMVPLNQIHQWRLMLSDLTAQPISGKNINVRGHMPGHVHGLPTQPKVTKEVEPGVYLVEGMKFQMIGWWVIEFDIPHQGGVDTIKFNVVL; encoded by the coding sequence ATGGATAAAAAAATAATAAAGAAGATATCCAACTTTAATAAATCAGCGGTTTTAATGGTCAGTTATAGCTTGCTTTGCTTTAGTATTGAAGGCAGAGCAAGTGATCTGATAAAAAACAGTGAAATTATCAAGATAGCGAACGAGTTAATCATCGATGCGAGAAAGCAAGAACTGGCATCTATGCAGATTATTAGTCGCGCGAATCAAATACGTAAACAGGTGAATAGCCTAAGAGCAACGGCCCGAACATTAACCGAAAAAACGATTAAACAACAGTTGACGACAGCAGCAGATACCCTGGCAGAACAAATTGCCCTATGGCAGCAGCAGGGCGCTGATAACCGCCAAAAAAGTAGTGACTATTTTACTTATGGTCGACAATTATTAACCAAAGCATTCAAGGAGCAGTGGCAAGCCAAGATTAAACTGGATGGTGAAATAGCCTTAATGCCAGCAACCCAGCCGTTAATAGCCCATAATACACAAATCCGCAGTGTTCACCCAAGTATGCCAAAAACTATGCAGGATACTGGTTCGCCTGCAAGTGGAATGACGCTTTCGGTACCCTCGTTGAGTGCTCAGTCAATACCTACCCCATTGGATACAGATAGTTTTCAACTTTCCAGAGATATTAATTTTTTTTCTCATGTGGAGCCGGTAGCTGATACCAGCCAACAGCAGCCGATGGTGCCGTTAAATCAGATTCATCAATGGCGTTTAATGTTGTCAGATTTAACTGCACAGCCCATTTCAGGGAAAAACATTAATGTACGTGGTCATATGCCAGGCCATGTTCATGGCTTACCCACCCAACCCAAAGTGACCAAGGAAGTTGAGCCAGGGGTTTATCTGGTTGAAGGGATGAAGTTTCAAATGATTGGCTGGTGGGTAATTGAGTTTGATATCCCTCATCAAGGGGGAGTGGATACGATTAAATTTAATGTGGTTTTGTAA
- a CDS encoding choice-of-anchor B family protein: MKRTRYIGRYALLMAGLSFPLLSFGHSAMFPDGFKFDDSNEGEKTQLLLDQATTRCVDGSASGYPCKNIDLHAFLAKENMGGGTANLNDIWGYTDPVTGAEIAIVGRTNGTSFVDITDPVNPVFLGFLPSHDNGSDSWRDVKTYNDHAFIVADGSGNKTHGLQVFDLSTLRYLPSPGQTLKETAHLGGFGNAHNIAINEDTGYAYIVGSNQCSGGLYMVNISNPVKPRYAGCFSADGYTHDTQCVIYKGQDARYFGREICVGYNEDTITIVDVTNKSNPKQLSRTPYQGAQYTHQGWFLNDSHNILIMNDELDEKRDGINTTSYIYDVSVLDNPVEIGRYVGPTSAIDHNLYTYNNYVFETNYRAGLRILSAKDIAAGKLAEVAYFDTIPGSNSAQFSGTWSNYIYFASGNIIMSDIGYGLFVVKPDWDAISNPDPTVEYCEASSNNASDEWVSSVKMGNFTNGSAAKRYSDFTAKVINLAKGKTNIQLKPAFSGIKYNEYWKIWVDLNKDGDFEDGGEEVFSSNYATSSTVNGHLAIPASASLGKTRLRVVMRYNAIPDACGTFNYGEVEDYTVNITADMALANNISGTVTSEKNEQEINVIAQQLQEQYFANLGMPNKR; encoded by the coding sequence ATGAAAAGGACGAGGTATATCGGTAGGTATGCATTACTGATGGCGGGACTAAGTTTTCCTTTGCTTAGTTTTGGCCATAGTGCAATGTTTCCAGATGGATTTAAATTCGACGATAGCAATGAAGGAGAAAAAACCCAGCTATTGCTAGATCAAGCAACAACTCGCTGTGTTGATGGTAGCGCCAGTGGATACCCCTGTAAAAATATAGATTTACATGCCTTTTTAGCTAAAGAAAATATGGGCGGTGGCACTGCCAATTTAAATGATATATGGGGTTATACTGACCCGGTAACGGGTGCTGAAATTGCGATTGTGGGGAGAACCAATGGTACCTCATTTGTGGATATTACCGACCCTGTAAATCCTGTTTTTCTTGGCTTTTTACCTTCCCATGATAATGGTTCAGACTCTTGGCGTGATGTTAAAACCTACAATGATCATGCTTTTATTGTTGCGGATGGCAGTGGCAATAAGACCCATGGTTTACAAGTATTTGATCTAAGTACCTTACGGTACCTACCTTCACCAGGCCAAACCCTTAAAGAAACAGCGCATTTAGGTGGCTTTGGTAATGCGCATAATATTGCCATTAATGAAGATACCGGTTACGCCTATATCGTTGGCAGTAATCAGTGTAGTGGTGGCTTATATATGGTTAATATTTCTAACCCGGTTAAACCGCGCTATGCGGGTTGTTTTTCCGCAGATGGCTATACCCATGATACTCAGTGTGTGATTTATAAGGGGCAGGATGCACGCTACTTTGGTCGAGAAATTTGTGTTGGTTACAATGAAGATACCATTACCATTGTGGATGTAACCAATAAATCCAACCCTAAACAATTGTCTAGAACCCCTTATCAAGGCGCTCAATATACTCATCAGGGCTGGTTTCTGAATGATAGTCATAATATCTTAATAATGAACGATGAGTTAGATGAGAAGCGTGATGGCATTAATACCACTTCCTATATATACGACGTAAGTGTTTTAGATAATCCAGTGGAGATAGGTCGTTATGTGGGGCCCACCTCGGCTATCGATCATAATCTGTATACATACAATAACTATGTATTTGAAACCAATTATCGGGCAGGTTTACGTATTCTCAGCGCTAAAGATATTGCGGCGGGTAAACTGGCTGAGGTGGCTTATTTTGATACTATCCCTGGCTCAAATAGCGCGCAGTTTTCTGGCACCTGGAGTAATTATATTTATTTTGCCAGTGGCAATATTATCATGAGTGATATTGGTTATGGCCTATTTGTAGTTAAACCTGACTGGGATGCCATCAGTAATCCTGATCCAACGGTAGAGTATTGTGAGGCGAGCAGTAATAATGCCAGTGATGAATGGGTTAGCTCAGTAAAAATGGGTAATTTTACTAATGGCTCTGCCGCTAAACGTTACTCTGACTTTACGGCCAAGGTGATTAATCTTGCCAAAGGGAAAACTAATATTCAGTTAAAACCCGCATTTAGTGGCATAAAATATAATGAGTATTGGAAAATCTGGGTTGATTTAAATAAAGATGGTGATTTTGAAGACGGTGGAGAAGAGGTATTTAGTTCTAATTATGCAACGTCATCAACTGTCAATGGACACTTGGCGATTCCTGCAAGTGCCTCTCTGGGTAAGACACGGCTACGGGTGGTGATGCGTTATAATGCAATTCCTGATGCTTGTGGCACGTTTAATTATGGTGAAGTAGAAGATTATACTGTGAATATCACCGCAGATATGGCATTGGCTAACAATATAAGCGGCACTGTCACAAGCGAAAAAAATGAACAGGAGATCAATGTAATTGCACAACAGTTGCAAGAACAGTATTTTGCTAACCTTGGAATGCCCAATAAACGGTAA